TCAAGTTACTTAATTCTTTACGTTTTTTACGTTGGCGTTGCTGCAAACGGTATAAACCGTTAAAGAGAGATTCCCATTGGCCAGAGCCAGAGGGCGGCGTTAAACGCTTTTCATCCCATAGCCACGCAGAAAGGCGAATTTGGTTGTGCAGATGCCATAATAATTGCATTGCCGTCGCAGCTAACAACAGCCAAGACATGTAACCAAAGATCCAGCCAATGATAATCCAAGGTAAGTAAAAAAAAGCCAGCTCCCAGGCTAGCTTTTTCCAAGTAAGTCGTTCAACCATAATAGAGATGAAATATCCTTAAGCTTTGGTTGAGAATCGGTAGCCCGCCCCACGCACTGTTTGGATCAATCGATCGTGTCCTGCGTCTTCCAGTGCTTTACGTAAGCGACGGATATGTACATCGACGGTTCTATCTTCAACGTACACATTGGTTCCCCAAACATTATTTAACAACTGTTCACGACTGTATACACGCTCTTGGTGTGTCATAAAGAAGTGCAACATCTTAAATTCGGTTGGTCCCATGTCTAGCGGTCTATCTTCAGCAGTAACACGATGAGAAACAGGATCCAATTTCAAACCTTGAACATCAATAACATCTTCAAGGGCAGTAGGCGTTACACGACGAATAACCGCTTTCAGTCGGGCAACCAGTTCCTTAGGCGAGAACGGCTTAGTGATGTAATCATCTGCGCCGACTTCTAAACCTCGAACTTTATCTTCTTCTTCACCGCGGGCTGTTAACATTACAACAGGGATGTTTCGCGTCATATCCTCGCGTTTCATATGCTTGATAAAGTTGATCCCACTACCGCCAGGTAACATCCAATCTAGCAAAACAAGATCAGGGAAGGGTTCGCATAGTTTGTTGACCGCAGTGTCATAATCTTCTGCTTCAACAGCTTGATAGCCTTTCTGTTCGAGCACGAAACAAAGCATTTCACGAATAGGTGCTTCGTCCTCTACAACCAGAATCCTTCTAGACATAATTGAATAACCTTTGCTTTTAATCAACGCTACGCATTATCAGAAATAATTATGACACTTTTGTGACCTTTGCAAAGAATTTTTCATATAACTTTCGCATCAAATTCATGATCAATATCTGACTATTCCATAAGACATTAGGACTCAAATCTCCTATTATGTTTCGCTTTCGAACAAGGAAAAGAAAAATATGTGGTTTAAAAACTGTATGGTTTACCGCGTAAATCGCGATGTAAACTTTAATGCTGATAAGCTAGAACAA
This genomic window from Vibrio tritonius contains:
- the phoB gene encoding phosphate regulon transcriptional regulator PhoB, coding for MSRRILVVEDEAPIREMLCFVLEQKGYQAVEAEDYDTAVNKLCEPFPDLVLLDWMLPGGSGINFIKHMKREDMTRNIPVVMLTARGEEEDKVRGLEVGADDYITKPFSPKELVARLKAVIRRVTPTALEDVIDVQGLKLDPVSHRVTAEDRPLDMGPTEFKMLHFFMTHQERVYSREQLLNNVWGTNVYVEDRTVDVHIRRLRKALEDAGHDRLIQTVRGAGYRFSTKA